One region of Oncorhynchus keta strain PuntledgeMale-10-30-2019 chromosome 24, Oket_V2, whole genome shotgun sequence genomic DNA includes:
- the LOC127911257 gene encoding uncharacterized protein LOC127911257: protein MERWGAPSSGSVWRGGGGRRAVGVYGEVGGRRAVGQYGEVGGRRAVGVYGEVGGAEQWECMERWGAPSSGSVWRGGGRRAVGVYGEVGGRRAVGEYGEVGAAEQWECMERWGGPPSSGGVWRGGGPPSSGSVWRGGGRRAVGEYGEVGGAEQWECMERWGGPPSSGSVWRGGGPPSSGSVWRGGGGRAVGEYGEVGGAEQWGCMERWGGPPSSGGVWRGGGGRRAVGVYGEVGGRRAVGVYGEVGGRRAVGVYGEVGGRRAVGVYGEVGGRRAVGVYGEVGGRRAVGVYGEVGGRRAVGVYGEVAGPPSSGGVWRGGGRRAVGVYGEVGGRRAVGVYGEVGGRRAVGVYGEVGGRRAVGVYGEVGAAEQWGCMERWGGRRAVGVYGEVGGRRAVGVYGEVGGRRAVGVYGEVGGRRAVGVYGEVGGAAEQWGCMERWGAAEQWGCMERWGAAEQWGCMEKWGAAEQWGCMEKWGAAEQWGCMEKWGGPPSSGGVWRSGGGRRAVGVYGEVGGPPSSGGVWRSGGPPSSGGVWRSGGPPSSGGCMEKWGPPSSGGVWRSGGPPSSGRVWRGGGTGQDRTGQWRAKGK, encoded by the coding sequence ATGGAGAGGTGGGGGGCGCCGAGCAGTGGGAGTGtatggagaggtggggggggccGCCGAGCAGTGGGAGTGTATGGAGAGGTGGGGGGCCGCCGAGCAGTGGGACAGTATGGAGAGGTGGGGGGCCGCCGAGCAGTGGGAGTGTATGGAGAGGTGGGGGGCGCCGAGCAGTGGGAGTGTATGGAGAGGTGGGGGGCGCCGAGCAGTGGGAGTGTATGGAGAGGTGGGGGGCGCCGAGCAGTGGGAGTGTATGGAGAGGTGGGGGGCCGCCGAGCAGTGGGAGAGTATGGAGAGGTGGGGGCCGCCGAGCAGTGGGAGTGtatggagaggtggggggggccGCCGAGCAGTGGGGGTGTATGGAGAGGTGGGGGGCCGCCGAGCAGTGGGAGTGTATGGAGAGGTGGGGGGCGCCGAGCAGTGGGAGAGTATGGAGAGGTGGGGGGCGCCGAGCAGTGGGAGTGtatggagaggtggggggggccGCCGAGCAGTGGGAGTGTATGGAGAGGTGGGGGGCCGCCGAGCAGTGGGAGTGtatggagaggtggggggggccGAGCAGTGGGAGAGTATGGAGAGGTGGGGGGCGCCGAGCAGTGGGGGTGtatggagaggtggggggggccGCCGAGCAGTGGGGGTGtatggagaggtggggggggccGCCGAGCAGTGGGAGTGTATGGAGAGGTGGGGGGCCGCCGAGCAGTGGGGGTGTATGGAGAGGTGGGGGGCCGCCGAGCAGTGGGGGTGTATGGAGAGGTGGGGGGCCGCCGAGCAGTGGGGGTGTATGGAGAGGTGGGGGGCCGCCGAGCAGTGGGGGTGTATGGAGAGGTGGGGGGCCGCCGAGCAGTGGGGGTGTATGGAGAGGTGGGGGGCCGCCGAGCAGTGGGGGTGTATGGAGAGGTGGCGGGGCCGCCGAGCAGTGGGGGTGTATGGAGAGGTGGGGGGCGCCGAGCAGTGGGGGTGTATGGAGAGGTGGGGGGCCGCCGAGCAGTGGGGGTGTATGGAGAGGTGGGGGGCCGCCGAGCAGTGGGGGTGTATGGAGAGGTGGGGGGCCGCCGAGCAGTGGGGGTGTATGGAGAGGTGGGGGCCGCCGAGCAGTGGGGGTGtatggagaggtgggggggccGCCGAGCAGTGGGAGTGTATGGAGAGGTGGGGGGCCGCCGAGCAGTGGGGGTGTATGGAGAGGTGGGGGGCCGCCGAGCAGTGGGGGTGTATGGAGAGGTGGGGGGCCGCCGAGCAGTGGGGGTGtatggagaggtggggggggccGCCGAGCAGTGGGGGTGTATGGAGAGGTGGGGGGCCGCCGAGCAGTGGGGGTGTATGGAGAGGTGGGGGGCCGCCGAGCAGTGGGGGTGTATGGAGAAGTGGGGGGCTGCCGAGCAGTGGGGGTGTATGGAGAAGTGGGGGGCCGCCGAGCAGTGGGGGTGTATGGAGAAGTGGGGGGGGCCGCCGAGCAGTGGGGGTGTATGGAGAAGTGGGGGGGGCCGCCGAGCAGTGGGGGTGTATGGAGAAGTGGGGGGGCCGCCGAGCAGTGGGGGTGTATGGAGAAGTGGGGGGCCGCCGAGCAGTGGGGGTGTATGGAGAAGTGGGGGGCCGCCGAGCAGTGGGGGGTGTATGGAGAAGTGGGGGCCGCCGAGCAGTGGGGGTGTATGGAGAAGTGGGGGGCCGCCGAGCAGTGGGAGAgtatggagaggtggggggacaggacaggacaggacaggacagtggaGAGCAAAGGGCAAATAG